A genomic region of Mycolicibacterium poriferae contains the following coding sequences:
- the pstB gene encoding phosphate ABC transporter ATP-binding protein PstB yields MAKRLDLKDVNIYYGSFHAVADVSMSVPPRSVTAFIGPSGCGKSTVLRTLNRMHEVIPGAYVTGSVLLDGDDIYGAGVDPVGVRKTIGMVFQRPNPFPTMSIRDNVVAGLKLQGVRNKKTLDETAERSLKGANLWNEVKDRLDKPGGGLSGGQQQRLCIARAIAVQPDVLLMDEPCSALDPISTLAIEDLISELKQDFTIVIVTHNMQQAARVSDQTAFFNLEATGKPGKLIEIDDTEKIFSNPSQKATEDYISGRFG; encoded by the coding sequence ATGGCAAAACGTCTGGACCTCAAGGACGTCAACATCTACTACGGCTCGTTCCACGCCGTGGCCGACGTGTCGATGTCGGTTCCGCCGCGCAGCGTGACGGCCTTCATCGGGCCGTCGGGCTGCGGTAAGTCGACGGTGCTGCGCACCCTCAACCGCATGCACGAGGTCATCCCCGGGGCGTATGTCACCGGTTCGGTGCTGCTCGACGGTGACGACATCTACGGCGCCGGTGTCGACCCGGTCGGCGTGCGCAAGACCATCGGCATGGTGTTCCAGCGGCCGAACCCGTTCCCCACCATGTCGATCCGCGACAACGTCGTAGCGGGCCTGAAGTTGCAGGGGGTTCGGAACAAGAAGACCCTCGACGAGACGGCGGAGCGTTCACTCAAGGGCGCCAACCTGTGGAACGAGGTCAAGGACCGTCTGGACAAGCCCGGCGGTGGTCTGTCCGGCGGTCAGCAGCAGCGCCTGTGCATCGCCCGTGCCATCGCGGTGCAGCCCGATGTGCTGCTCATGGACGAGCCCTGCTCGGCGCTCGACCCGATCTCGACCCTGGCGATCGAAGACCTGATCTCCGAGCTCAAGCAGGACTTCACGATCGTCATCGTCACGCACAACATGCAGCAGGCGGCGCGGGTCAGCGATCAGACGGCGTTCTTCAACCTCGAAGCCACCGGCAAGCCGGGCAAGCTCATCGAGATCGACGACACCGAGAAGATCTTCTCCAATCCGTCGCAGAAGGCCACCGAGGACTACATCTCGGGCCGGTTCGGCTAG
- the pstA gene encoding phosphate ABC transporter permease PstA, protein MTSTLDQPVKAPTFQGVSARRKFSNNLATVLVTASVVIALVPLAWVLYTVVAKGIRIVMSSTWWLNSQSGMTAFAPGGGAYHAIVGSLLQAAVCAVISIPIGVFVGIYLVEYGGGTRLGKVTTFMVDILTGVPSIVAALFIYALWVATLGFERSGFAVSLALVLLMIPVIVRSTEEMLRIVPMDLREASYALGVPKWKTIAAIVIPTALSGIVTGILLSLARVMGETAPLLILVGYSTSINFDMFGGFQGSLPGMMFDQVSAGAGANPVPTDRLWGAALTLVLLIALLNVGARFIAKFFAPKKV, encoded by the coding sequence ATGACGTCGACACTGGATCAGCCCGTCAAGGCGCCCACGTTCCAGGGCGTCAGCGCCCGGCGGAAGTTCTCCAACAACCTGGCCACCGTGCTGGTGACGGCGTCGGTCGTGATCGCCCTCGTCCCATTGGCCTGGGTGCTGTACACGGTGGTGGCCAAAGGCATTCGCATCGTGATGTCGAGCACCTGGTGGCTGAACTCGCAATCGGGTATGACGGCGTTCGCCCCCGGAGGCGGTGCCTATCACGCCATCGTCGGTTCGCTGCTGCAGGCCGCGGTGTGTGCGGTGATCTCGATCCCGATCGGCGTGTTCGTCGGTATCTATCTCGTCGAGTACGGCGGCGGCACCCGACTGGGCAAGGTGACGACCTTCATGGTCGACATCCTCACCGGTGTGCCTTCGATCGTCGCCGCACTGTTCATCTACGCGTTGTGGGTGGCCACGCTGGGCTTCGAGCGCTCCGGCTTCGCGGTGTCACTGGCGTTGGTGCTGCTGATGATTCCGGTCATCGTCCGTTCCACCGAAGAGATGTTGCGGATCGTGCCGATGGACTTGCGCGAGGCCAGTTACGCACTGGGCGTGCCGAAGTGGAAGACCATCGCGGCCATCGTGATCCCCACGGCATTGTCGGGCATCGTCACCGGCATCCTGCTCTCGCTGGCGCGGGTCATGGGTGAGACGGCGCCGCTGCTGATCCTGGTGGGCTACTCGACCTCCATCAACTTCGACATGTTCGGCGGCTTCCAGGGCTCGCTGCCCGGCATGATGTTCGACCAGGTGTCGGCCGGCGCGGGTGCCAACCCGGTGCCCACGGACCGACTGTGGGGCGCCGCCCTCACCCTGGTCCTGCTCATCGCGCTGCTGAACGTCGGCGCCCGGTTCATCGCCAAATTCTTTGCCCCCAAGAAGGTCTAG
- the pstC gene encoding phosphate ABC transporter permease subunit PstC has protein sequence MTDKVSDGTTSVTTPNPMESGSGAATAAPFPEPDPISTNPSGHAKVRPGDRIFRGLAEGSGILIVALIAAIGFFLVWRAVPALARNEENFFLYGGNWVTTDTSAMQFGILDLLQVTVFVSVFALVLAMPVALGIAIYLTNYAPNRVKGPLAYMVDLLAAVPSIIYGVWGLYVLAPVLKPVAVWLNENLGGWFFLFATGNASVAGGGTIFTAGIVLAVMILPIITAVTREVFVQTPRGQIEAALALGATRWEVVRTTVLPFGMSGYISGAMLGLGRALGETIALLIILRGTQAAFSWSLFDAGYTFASLIASAASEFNDQYKAGAYIAAGLVLFILTFVVNSLARAAVAGKDRSAS, from the coding sequence ATGACCGACAAGGTTTCCGATGGAACGACATCCGTGACAACACCGAATCCGATGGAATCGGGGTCGGGGGCGGCAACCGCCGCTCCCTTCCCCGAGCCTGATCCGATCTCGACCAACCCCAGCGGCCACGCGAAGGTCCGCCCCGGCGACCGGATTTTCCGCGGACTGGCTGAGGGCTCCGGCATCCTCATCGTGGCGCTCATCGCCGCGATCGGATTCTTCCTGGTGTGGCGCGCCGTCCCGGCGCTGGCCCGCAACGAGGAGAACTTCTTCCTCTACGGCGGTAACTGGGTCACCACGGACACGTCGGCGATGCAGTTCGGCATCCTCGACCTGCTCCAAGTCACCGTGTTCGTCTCGGTGTTCGCCCTGGTTCTCGCGATGCCGGTGGCCCTGGGCATCGCGATCTACCTCACCAATTACGCACCCAACCGGGTCAAGGGTCCACTGGCCTACATGGTGGACCTGCTGGCGGCGGTGCCCTCGATCATCTACGGCGTCTGGGGCCTGTATGTCCTGGCCCCGGTGCTCAAACCGGTTGCGGTGTGGCTCAACGAGAACCTGGGTGGCTGGTTCTTCCTGTTCGCCACCGGGAACGCGTCGGTGGCCGGCGGCGGCACCATCTTCACCGCCGGCATCGTGCTGGCGGTGATGATCCTGCCGATCATCACCGCGGTCACCCGGGAAGTGTTCGTCCAGACCCCGCGCGGTCAGATCGAGGCCGCGTTGGCGCTCGGGGCCACCCGCTGGGAGGTGGTGCGGACCACCGTGCTGCCGTTCGGCATGTCGGGCTACATCAGCGGTGCGATGCTCGGTCTCGGCCGCGCGCTCGGCGAGACCATCGCCCTGCTGATCATCCTGCGCGGCACGCAGGCGGCGTTCAGCTGGTCGCTGTTCGACGCCGGCTACACGTTCGCCAGCCTGATCGCTTCTGCCGCATCGGAATTCAACGACCAGTACAAGGCGGGTGCCTACATCGCGGCCGGCCTGGTGCTGTTCATCCTGACGTTCGTGGTGAACTCGCTGGCCCGCGCCGCAGTCGCCGGAAAGGACAGGTCCGCGTCATGA
- the pstS gene encoding phosphate ABC transporter substrate-binding protein PstS → MKLNSIGKTFGTTVSAAAIAALALAGCGSDNNAGTSGSNGGGDTGTVAAGSAEECGGKDTLTAEGSSAQQNAMAVFAQTWGQVCQGKNISYNPTGSGAGREQFVAGNVDIGGSDSPIKEEQAQQAAQRCNGNEVWNLPLVFGPVAMAYNVEGVEGLVLNADVIAQIFQGGITNWNDPAIAALNEGKTLPDQGITPIYRSDSSGTTDNFQLYLEAAAPEAWTKGSGSEFQGGAGEGAQKSSGVVQAVQATPGSIGYVEKGFADQAGLPAAQIDNGSGAVELNNESAGKAIDAATFAGEGNNLVLDLQALYGTTEEGAYPLVLATYSLVCSNGYPAETAEAVKSFLTVASHQGQAGLPEAGYVPLPERFTERLQEAIDGISATA, encoded by the coding sequence GTGAAGCTCAACAGCATCGGTAAGACGTTCGGCACGACGGTCTCGGCGGCCGCCATCGCCGCGCTCGCCCTCGCAGGGTGCGGCAGCGACAACAACGCCGGCACGTCGGGATCCAACGGCGGTGGCGATACCGGCACCGTGGCCGCGGGTTCGGCTGAGGAGTGCGGCGGCAAGGACACCCTGACCGCCGAAGGCTCGTCTGCCCAGCAGAACGCCATGGCGGTGTTCGCCCAGACCTGGGGCCAGGTGTGCCAGGGCAAGAACATCTCGTACAACCCGACCGGTTCGGGTGCCGGCCGCGAGCAGTTCGTCGCCGGCAACGTCGACATCGGTGGCTCGGACTCCCCGATCAAAGAGGAGCAGGCCCAGCAGGCCGCCCAGCGCTGCAACGGCAACGAGGTCTGGAACCTGCCGCTGGTGTTCGGGCCCGTCGCGATGGCCTACAACGTCGAGGGCGTCGAGGGTCTGGTGCTCAACGCCGACGTGATCGCCCAGATCTTCCAGGGCGGGATCACCAACTGGAACGACCCGGCCATCGCCGCACTGAACGAGGGTAAGACGCTGCCCGATCAGGGCATCACGCCGATCTACCGCTCGGATTCGTCGGGCACCACCGACAACTTCCAGCTCTACCTCGAGGCCGCGGCGCCGGAGGCCTGGACCAAGGGATCAGGCAGCGAGTTCCAGGGCGGCGCCGGCGAGGGCGCACAGAAGTCCTCCGGCGTCGTGCAGGCCGTCCAGGCCACCCCGGGCTCCATCGGTTACGTCGAGAAGGGCTTCGCCGACCAGGCCGGTCTGCCCGCAGCACAGATCGACAACGGCAGCGGCGCGGTTGAGCTGAACAACGAGTCGGCCGGCAAGGCCATCGACGCGGCGACCTTCGCCGGTGAGGGCAACAACCTGGTGCTCGACCTGCAGGCGCTGTACGGCACCACCGAAGAGGGTGCCTACCCGCTGGTGCTGGCCACGTACTCGCTGGTCTGCTCCAACGGTTATCCCGCCGAGACCGCCGAGGCGGTCAAGTCGTTCCTGACGGTTGCGTCGCACCAGGGTCAGGCCGGTCTGCCCGAGGCCGGTTACGTGCCGCTGCCCGAGCGCTTCACCGAGCGCCTGCAGGAAGCGATCGACGGCATCAGCGCGACCGCGTAG
- the mshD gene encoding mycothiol synthase, producing the protein MTPAPFRVDWTERLSAADQQLVRDLIAAAEAADGVAPVGDQVLRELAHDRTRHLLATEGDGVAAYLNLAPADDANPAMAELVVHPDVRRRGIGTAMLRTALPVGGPGTRVWAHGNLEPARATAAALGLEVARELLQMRRPLNDLPAVPAVPGVRVRTYSGPDDDAGLLRVNNAAFAWHPEQGGWSEADLAERRGEAWFDPAGLFLAYDDDDGALLGFHWTKVHSESLGEVYVVGVDPSAQGRGLGNVLTLIGLHHLADRLAGGPQDASVMLYVEADNTAAVKTYRRLGFEVCNTDAAYATGPTAHL; encoded by the coding sequence GTGACTCCCGCGCCATTCCGGGTCGACTGGACAGAGCGGCTGTCCGCCGCCGACCAGCAGTTGGTTCGCGATCTGATCGCCGCTGCCGAGGCAGCGGACGGAGTGGCCCCGGTCGGTGACCAGGTCCTGCGCGAACTCGCACACGACCGAACTCGGCACCTGCTCGCGACCGAGGGCGACGGAGTGGCCGCCTACCTCAACCTCGCGCCCGCCGACGACGCCAACCCGGCGATGGCGGAGCTGGTCGTGCATCCGGACGTGCGGCGGCGCGGCATCGGGACGGCGATGCTGCGCACCGCCCTGCCCGTCGGTGGGCCCGGCACGCGGGTGTGGGCCCACGGCAATCTCGAGCCGGCACGGGCCACCGCCGCGGCGCTAGGGCTCGAGGTGGCGCGCGAGCTCCTGCAGATGCGTCGTCCGCTCAACGATCTACCGGCGGTGCCGGCTGTCCCAGGGGTGCGGGTGAGGACCTATTCCGGTCCCGATGACGACGCCGGACTGTTGCGGGTTAACAACGCCGCCTTTGCCTGGCATCCGGAACAGGGCGGCTGGAGCGAGGCCGACCTCGCCGAGCGTCGAGGGGAAGCGTGGTTCGACCCGGCCGGGCTCTTCCTGGCCTACGACGACGATGACGGCGCCCTGCTCGGATTCCACTGGACGAAGGTGCATTCCGAGTCGCTGGGCGAGGTCTACGTGGTCGGCGTCGACCCTTCGGCGCAGGGGCGCGGTCTGGGCAACGTGCTGACGCTGATCGGCCTGCATCACCTCGCCGACCGGCTCGCAGGCGGACCGCAGGACGCGTCGGTGATGCTGTATGTGGAGGCCGACAACACCGCCGCGGTGAAGACGTATCGACGGTTGGGTTTCGAGGTGTGCAACACCGATGCCGCCTACGCCACGGGTCCGACCGCTCACCTGTGA
- a CDS encoding winged helix-turn-helix transcriptional regulator — MDLLLLTVDPHPESVLPSLSLLAHNVRTAPTEVSSLLEAGTADVAIVDARTDLAAARGLCRLLGTTGTSVPVVAVVNEGGLVAVNVEWGLDEILLPGTGPAEIDARLRLLVGRRGGMASQENVGKISLGELVIDEGTYTARLRGRPLDLTYKEFELLKYLAQHAGRVFTRAQLLQEVWGYDFFGGTRTVDVHVRRLRAKLGPEYESLIGTVRNVGYKAVRPARGRPSAAGSDLDDDLDSEAGDDYDGADSIDGFDHGGVPEALDNALRSQ; from the coding sequence TTGGACCTACTCCTACTGACGGTGGACCCGCATCCCGAATCGGTTCTGCCTTCACTGTCACTGCTTGCCCACAACGTGCGGACCGCGCCGACCGAGGTGTCGTCGCTGCTGGAAGCCGGCACTGCGGACGTCGCCATCGTCGACGCCCGCACCGATCTGGCCGCTGCGCGCGGTCTGTGCCGTCTGCTGGGCACCACGGGGACCTCCGTGCCCGTCGTCGCGGTGGTCAACGAAGGTGGCCTGGTGGCCGTCAACGTGGAATGGGGACTCGACGAGATCCTGCTTCCCGGTACCGGCCCGGCCGAGATCGACGCCCGGTTGCGGCTGCTGGTGGGCCGCCGCGGCGGCATGGCCAGCCAGGAGAACGTCGGCAAGATCAGCCTGGGTGAACTGGTCATCGACGAGGGCACCTACACCGCCAGGCTGCGCGGTCGTCCGCTGGATCTGACGTACAAGGAGTTCGAGCTCCTCAAATACCTCGCCCAGCACGCCGGGCGCGTCTTCACGCGCGCACAGTTGCTGCAGGAGGTGTGGGGTTACGACTTCTTCGGCGGCACCCGCACCGTCGACGTCCACGTGCGTCGGCTGCGCGCGAAGCTGGGCCCCGAATACGAGTCGCTCATCGGTACGGTCCGCAACGTCGGCTACAAGGCGGTCCGGCCCGCGCGGGGCCGCCCGTCGGCTGCCGGATCGGACCTCGACGACGACCTCGATTCCGAGGCCGGCGACGACTACGACGGGGCAGACAGCATCGACGGATTCGACCACGGCGGGGTGCCCGAAGCCTTGGACAACGCGTTGCGTAGTCAGTGA
- the lmeA gene encoding mannan chain length control protein LmeA codes for MRKLVIGISAVLAAVVVGAVGTDFGAAIYAEYRLARSVRSAADLTSDPSVAILGFPFIPQAMAEHYDEVEIKASGVDHPVVGKASLEATLHSVRLGDSWLVPPDATLSVEKLESRIIIDSTHLGRFMGITDLLVEAPTDEDAAKVTESGISAPRGLVFTGTPDKAGVTERVSVSVDLSMAGPDQTTLVFTATDVLTGPGTADQDVAEDQLPAVLAAFSAGLPEQQLPFGVAPTHQGARGSDVIIEGITDDRIIDLAGFRSS; via the coding sequence GTGCGCAAGCTCGTGATCGGCATCTCCGCGGTCCTGGCCGCTGTCGTGGTCGGCGCCGTCGGTACAGACTTCGGAGCGGCGATCTATGCCGAATACCGCCTGGCCAGAAGCGTGCGCAGCGCGGCGGACCTGACCTCCGACCCGTCGGTGGCGATCCTGGGTTTCCCGTTCATCCCGCAGGCCATGGCCGAGCACTACGACGAGGTCGAGATCAAGGCCAGTGGTGTTGATCACCCCGTGGTGGGCAAGGCGTCGCTGGAAGCCACGCTGCATTCGGTAAGGCTCGGCGATTCCTGGTTGGTGCCGCCCGACGCGACGCTGTCGGTCGAGAAACTGGAGAGCCGGATCATCATCGACTCGACACACCTGGGCCGGTTCATGGGTATCACCGACCTGCTCGTCGAAGCCCCGACCGACGAGGACGCCGCGAAAGTCACCGAATCCGGAATCTCCGCCCCGCGCGGGCTGGTGTTCACCGGAACCCCCGACAAGGCCGGCGTGACCGAGAGGGTGAGCGTCTCGGTGGACCTGTCGATGGCCGGACCGGACCAGACCACCCTGGTGTTCACCGCGACGGACGTGCTGACCGGGCCCGGCACCGCCGACCAGGACGTCGCGGAGGATCAACTGCCCGCGGTGCTGGCCGCGTTCTCGGCCGGTCTGCCCGAGCAACAGCTGCCGTTCGGCGTCGCCCCGACCCATCAGGGCGCCCGCGGCTCCGACGTGATCATCGAGGGCATCACCGACGACAGGATCATCGACCTCGCCGGGTTCCGGTCGTCATGA
- a CDS encoding thioredoxin family protein, protein MSVSWIFVVAILIAVVGLGFVVSQLLRLRAGLSRDVPEATFVDPAAFGLSRSGPTIVHFTAEWCGPCVALRRVVEEVCAELPAVAHVEIDMDADPEAARQLSVLSLPTTFVFDSEGRQHYRASGVATAAELRGAVEPLLA, encoded by the coding sequence ATGAGCGTCTCGTGGATCTTCGTCGTGGCGATCCTGATCGCGGTCGTCGGCCTCGGGTTCGTCGTCAGTCAGCTGCTGCGTCTGCGCGCCGGGCTGAGCCGCGACGTTCCCGAAGCCACCTTCGTCGACCCGGCCGCGTTCGGGTTGTCACGCTCGGGGCCCACGATCGTACATTTCACGGCCGAATGGTGTGGGCCCTGCGTCGCGTTGCGCCGGGTGGTCGAGGAGGTGTGCGCCGAGCTGCCCGCCGTCGCGCACGTCGAGATCGACATGGATGCCGATCCTGAAGCTGCACGCCAACTCTCGGTGTTGTCGCTGCCGACGACGTTCGTCTTCGACAGCGAGGGCCGGCAACATTACCGCGCGTCCGGCGTGGCGACGGCAGCTGAGCTGCGGGGTGCAGTGGAGCCACTGTTGGCTTGA
- a CDS encoding Ms5788A family Cys-rich leader peptide has translation MLTKRRAVDLCRVAGCFCCCRSC, from the coding sequence GTGCTCACGAAGCGCCGCGCAGTGGATCTGTGCCGCGTTGCGGGTTGTTTCTGTTGTTGTCGCAGCTGCTGA
- a CDS encoding sulfurtransferase, which translates to MARSDVLVTADWAESNLDAPNTVFVEVDEDTSAYDTGHIPGAVKLDWKTDLQDPVRRDFVDAAQFSKLLSERGIGNDDTVILYGGNNNWFAAYAYWYFKLYGHQDVKLLDGGRKKWELDARPLSTDAVTRAETSYTAKDPDNSIRAFRDEVIAAIGTKNLVDVRSPDEFSGKILAPAHLPQEQSQRPGHVPSAINVPWSKAANEDGTFKSDEDLAKLYADAGLDGEKETIAYCRIGERSSHTWFVLQELLGHKNVKNYDGSWTEYGSLVGAPIELGS; encoded by the coding sequence ATGGCACGCTCCGACGTCCTGGTCACAGCAGACTGGGCCGAGAGCAATCTCGACGCGCCGAATACCGTCTTCGTCGAGGTCGACGAAGACACCAGCGCCTACGACACCGGGCACATCCCCGGCGCCGTCAAGCTCGACTGGAAAACCGACCTGCAGGATCCCGTTCGGCGTGACTTCGTCGACGCGGCGCAGTTCTCCAAGCTGCTGTCGGAGCGCGGTATCGGCAACGACGACACCGTGATCCTCTACGGCGGGAACAACAACTGGTTCGCGGCCTACGCCTACTGGTACTTCAAGCTGTACGGCCACCAGGACGTGAAGCTGCTCGACGGCGGCCGCAAGAAGTGGGAGCTCGACGCCCGCCCCCTGTCCACCGACGCGGTGACCCGCGCGGAGACCAGCTACACCGCCAAGGACCCGGACAACTCGATCCGCGCGTTCCGCGACGAGGTGATCGCCGCGATCGGCACCAAGAACCTGGTCGACGTGCGCTCGCCCGACGAGTTCTCCGGCAAGATTCTCGCCCCGGCACACCTGCCGCAGGAGCAGAGCCAGCGTCCCGGGCATGTTCCCAGCGCCATCAACGTTCCCTGGAGCAAGGCGGCCAACGAGGACGGCACCTTCAAGTCCGACGAGGACCTGGCCAAGTTGTACGCCGACGCCGGGCTGGACGGTGAGAAGGAGACCATCGCGTATTGCCGTATCGGTGAGCGCTCCTCACACACCTGGTTCGTGCTGCAGGAGCTGCTGGGCCACAAGAACGTGAAGAACTACGACGGCAGTTGGACGGAATACGGCTCCCTGGTGGGCGCCCCGATCGAGTTGGGAAGTTGA
- a CDS encoding DUF1416 domain-containing protein: protein MCSAPKQGQALPAGVDLEKETVITGRVVDGSGQPVGGAFVRLLDGSDEFTAEVVASATGDFRFFAAPGTWTLRALSKVGNGDATVAPTGAGIHEVDVKVA, encoded by the coding sequence ATGTGCTCTGCACCGAAACAAGGACAGGCGTTGCCCGCGGGCGTGGACCTGGAGAAGGAAACGGTGATCACCGGCCGCGTCGTCGACGGTTCGGGTCAGCCGGTAGGCGGGGCGTTCGTGCGTCTGCTCGACGGCTCTGACGAGTTCACCGCCGAGGTCGTCGCGTCGGCGACCGGCGACTTCCGCTTCTTCGCCGCGCCGGGCACCTGGACGCTGCGCGCGCTGTCGAAGGTCGGCAACGGCGATGCCACCGTGGCGCCGACGGGCGCGGGGATCCACGAGGTCGACGTCAAGGTCGCGTGA
- a CDS encoding DUF732 domain-containing protein, with product MKITIAWLSASFGAVVLLGAPAALAAPEDDFLTVISGGGITWPEDKTQQVIETGYAVCQDWANGATFEQEVADLTSVTSWSDYQAGYFIGAATGSFCPEYEYKVS from the coding sequence ATGAAGATCACGATCGCCTGGTTGTCCGCATCGTTCGGGGCGGTGGTGCTGCTGGGCGCGCCGGCGGCGCTGGCCGCACCCGAGGACGATTTCCTGACCGTCATCTCCGGCGGTGGCATCACCTGGCCGGAGGACAAGACCCAGCAGGTCATCGAGACCGGGTACGCCGTCTGCCAGGACTGGGCCAACGGGGCCACCTTCGAGCAGGAGGTCGCCGATCTGACCAGCGTCACCAGTTGGTCGGACTATCAGGCGGGCTACTTCATCGGCGCCGCGACCGGCTCGTTCTGCCCCGAGTACGAGTACAAGGTCAGCTGA
- a CDS encoding FABP family protein, translating into MSSGDEAVAAAAARAKETAARNIPAFGDLPLPPDTANLREGADLDDALLALLPLVGVWRGEGEGRGKDGDYRFGQQIVVSHDGGDYLNWEARSWRLDEYGEYDKPDLRETGFWRFVTDPADPNESQAIELLLAHSAGYIELFYGHPLNQSSWELVTDALARSKSGLLVGGAKRLYGIVEGGDLAYVEERVDADGGLVPHLSARLSRFIG; encoded by the coding sequence GTGAGTTCCGGCGACGAGGCGGTCGCCGCAGCCGCGGCACGCGCCAAGGAGACTGCCGCACGCAACATCCCCGCATTCGGTGACCTGCCGCTGCCGCCCGACACCGCCAATCTTCGCGAAGGCGCCGATCTGGATGATGCGCTGCTCGCACTGCTTCCGCTGGTCGGTGTCTGGCGTGGCGAGGGCGAGGGCCGCGGCAAGGACGGCGATTACCGGTTCGGCCAGCAGATCGTCGTCTCGCACGACGGTGGTGACTACCTGAATTGGGAGGCCCGGTCCTGGCGGCTGGACGAGTACGGCGAGTACGACAAGCCCGATCTGCGTGAGACCGGCTTCTGGCGGTTCGTCACCGACCCCGCTGATCCGAACGAATCCCAGGCCATCGAGCTGCTGCTGGCCCATTCGGCGGGGTACATCGAGCTGTTCTACGGCCATCCGCTCAATCAGTCCTCGTGGGAACTGGTGACCGATGCGTTGGCCCGCAGCAAGTCGGGGCTCCTCGTCGGCGGCGCCAAACGGCTCTACGGCATCGTCGAGGGCGGCGATCTGGCCTATGTCGAGGAGCGGGTGGACGCCGACGGCGGACTCGTGCCGCATCTGTCGGCCCGGCTGTCGAGGTTCATCGGCTAG
- a CDS encoding aminodeoxychorismate lyase — MADTPGVVVTLDGRLHDPRQPLLYADDLAAVRGDGVFETLLIRQGAPCLLEAHLARLAQSARMADLPDPEPASWRSAVQIATERWLADGGGEGVLRLVYSRGREHDPTGTSYATVGPVPDRVAQVRRHGLAAMLLDRGLPAVGVDSMPWLLAGAKTLSYAVNMAALRHAERHGAGDVVFVSAEGQILEGPRSTVVIATTSEDGRSCLLTPPPWYPILRGTTQQALFEVARTKGYDCDYQALTPADLYAAEGVWLVSSITLAARVHTLDGRPLRSARLADEMAALIDAAILHDR, encoded by the coding sequence ATGGCTGATACCCCGGGCGTCGTCGTCACCCTCGACGGGCGCCTGCACGATCCACGGCAGCCGCTGCTGTATGCCGACGACCTGGCGGCGGTCCGCGGCGACGGGGTCTTCGAGACGCTGCTGATCCGCCAGGGTGCTCCCTGTCTGCTCGAGGCTCACCTGGCGCGGCTGGCCCAGTCCGCCCGCATGGCCGACCTCCCGGATCCGGAACCGGCGAGCTGGCGGTCGGCGGTGCAGATCGCGACCGAGCGTTGGCTCGCCGACGGTGGCGGTGAAGGCGTGCTGAGGCTCGTCTACAGCCGCGGTCGTGAGCACGACCCGACCGGCACCTCCTACGCGACCGTCGGGCCGGTCCCGGACCGGGTGGCGCAGGTGCGCCGCCACGGCCTGGCGGCGATGCTGCTCGACCGGGGACTGCCCGCGGTCGGAGTCGACAGCATGCCGTGGCTGCTCGCCGGCGCCAAGACGCTGTCGTACGCGGTCAACATGGCCGCGCTGCGCCATGCCGAACGCCACGGCGCAGGAGACGTCGTGTTCGTCAGCGCCGAGGGCCAGATCCTGGAGGGGCCCCGCTCCACCGTGGTGATCGCCACGACCTCGGAGGACGGCCGCAGCTGCCTGCTCACGCCGCCGCCCTGGTACCCGATTCTGCGGGGAACCACTCAGCAGGCGCTGTTCGAGGTCGCCCGGACCAAAGGCTACGACTGCGACTACCAGGCGTTGACCCCGGCGGATCTCTATGCCGCAGAGGGGGTTTGGCTGGTGTCCAGCATCACGTTGGCGGCCCGTGTCCACACCCTCGACGGCAGGCCGCTGCGGTCGGCCCGGCTGGCCGACGAGATGGCCGCGTTGATCGACGCCGCGATCCTGCACGATCGCTGA